A genomic window from Pecten maximus chromosome 4, xPecMax1.1, whole genome shotgun sequence includes:
- the LOC117325407 gene encoding trifunctional enzyme subunit beta, mitochondrial-like, translating into MAAMWKIGAGVWNSQANLNGLRCISTSVAQYAPANSKKKTVGGNQGRNIVLVEGVRTPFLMSMTSYQNLMPHDLARAALSGLIRKTNMDKSIVDYILYGTVIQEVKTSNVAREAALGAGFPDTIPAHTVTQACISSNQAITTGMGLIASGSCDAVVAGGVEFMSDVPIRHSRKMRKLMLQLNKSKNKAGIIMKMLSPSALTPELPAVAEFSTNETMGHSADRLCAAFQISRREQDEFALRSHTMAHEASEKGLLSDVLSYKVPGVAEPVTKDNGIRPSSMEKLSSLKPAFIKPHGTITAANASFLTDGASACLIMEEGKALALGFKPKAYLRDYLYVSQDPKDQLLLGPAYATPKILEKAGLSMSDISVFEYHEAFAGQILANLKALDSDWFAKNHMGRSGKFGAIPMDKFNLWGGSLSLGHPFGATGVRLVTTAAHRLAKEDGQFGLVAACAAGGIGHAMLVERYPST; encoded by the exons ATGGCGGCTATGTGGAAGATCGGAGCCGGTGTCTGGAATTCGCAAGCCAATTTGA ATGGTTTGCGATGTATCAGTACCTCAGTTGCTCAGTATGCTCCAGCCAACTCCA AAAAGAAGACCGTAGGTGGAAACCAAGGCAGGAACATAGTCCTTGTGGAAGGTGTGAGGACTCCATTTCTCATGTCCATGACATCCTATCAGAACCTGATGCCACATGATTTGGCTAGAGCGGCTTTATC tGGGCTTATCAGGAAGACAAACATGGACAAAA GTATTGTTGATTACATTTTGTACGGAACTGTCATTCAGGAAGTGAAGACCAGCAATGTTGCAAGAGAA GCCGCCCTTGGAGCTGGATTCCCCGATACAATCCCTGCCCACACAGTCACACAAGCGTGCATCTCCTCAAACCAAGCCATCACTACTG GTATGGGGTTGATTGCATCAGGATCATGTGATGCTGTAGTAGCTGGCGGAGTGGAGTTTATGTCAGATGTGCCAATTAGACACAGTCGTAAAATGAGGAAATTGATGTTACAACTGAACAAGTCTAAGAATAAGGCTGGCATCATTATGAAAATGTTGTCACCATCTGCTCTCACACCTGAG ttACCCGCTGTTGCTGAGTTTTCTACCAATGAGACGATGGGTCACTCTGCAGACCGATTATGTGCAGCTTTTCAAATAAGCCGACGAGAAcaa GATGAGTTTGCTCTGAGATCCCATACAATGGCACATGAGGCATCAGAGAAGGGACTTCTTTCTGACGTCCTCAGCTACAAAGTACCAGGCGTGGCAGAACCAGTCACCAAAGACAATGGCATCAGGCCATCATCTATGGAGAAGCTTTCAAGTCTGAAACCAGCTTTCATCAAGCCACATGGCACTATCACTGCAGCAAATGCATCATTTCTG ACTGACGGAGCATCAGCATGTCTAATTATGGAAGAAGGAAAAGCCTTGGCCCTTGGCTTTAAACCCAAAGCCTATTTGAGGGACTACTTGTATGTTTCTCAGGATCCCAAGGACCAGTTACTGCTCGG acCAGCATATGCAACACCTAAAATTCTTGAGAAGGCTGGACTCTCAATGTCAGACATCAGCGTTTTTGAATACCATGAAGCTTTTGCT gGCCAGATCCTGGCAAACTTGAAAGCCTTAGACTCGGATTGGTTTGCAAAGAATCATATGGGAAGAAGTGGAAAG TTTGGGGCCATCCCCATGGATAAGTTTAACCTTTGGGGCGGCTCACTGTCACTTGGACATCCATTTGGCGCCACAGGAGTCCGATTGGTAACGACTGCAGCTCATCGCCTTGCCAAGGAAGATGGACAATTTGGACTTGTGGCAGCATGTGCAGCTGGAGGCATT GGCCATGCTATGCTTGTGGAGAGATACCCGTCAACGTGA